Part of the Bacteroides acidifaciens genome, CTATAAACTTGAAATCATTTCAAGATATACATAGCTTGGAAGAGTGGTAAGCGCAGATAATATATTCTATGAGGAATGTTTATCTGCGTAAGCCACCTCTAAATAATAATATATAACTGATAATTATGAAACAAACTTTTGTGCTTTTACTAACACTCCTTTTCCCGGCTCTCCTCTTTTCTCAGGAGTCAGAGACAGGCATAGAAGGACGTGTGATTGGTTCGGAAAGCAAACAGCCCGTTCCTGGAGTAATTGTGACTCTGAACGGAGAAAACAGGCAGACCAGAACTGATGTGAAAGGAGCTTTCTTCTTTAATAATATATCCCCTGGAAAGGATGTACTTATTTTTAATTCAGTAGGCATTGCTCCAAAGAATATTTTAGTAGACATAGCTAAGGGAGTAGTTACTGATGTCGGCACTATTGAAGTTGTCGAGTTGACTGCTACTGAAGATTTGTCATTGATTGGTGTGGTTGATGAAGCCATGGTAGATGATGATGTAGAAGGCGCTTCGCAAGAGATTAGTTCGAAAGTAATCCTTTCTAACGATGTGTTTCTGAATAAGGCGGCTTATCAGTTATCACCTATGCGCTTCCGTGCCAGAGGGTACGAAAGTCCTTATGAAAAAAAATACATCAACGGAGTCAATTTCAATGACCAATTGAGAGGAGTATTCAATTACTCTTCTATTGGTGCATTAAACGATATGACCCGTAACGGAGACGTAGTAAATTATAATGCACCGTCTGCTTTCACCTACGGTTCTATTGGTGGAGCAGAAAATGTAAATATGCGCGCATCCGGATATACTCCGGGTACTAAAGCTACACTTACTTATACTAACCGCAACTATTATTTGCGTGGAATGGTCACATATTCCACAGGTCTGATGGATAATGGATGGGCATTTTCTGCATCTGTCGGTGGTCGGTATTCGCATGAAGGAGCAATAGACGGTACATTCTACCGTAACTTCTCTTATGCGCTTTCTGCGGAGAAACAATGGCAAGGCGGCAAGCACAGTCTTTCTATTGTAACTTTCGGTTCGCCAGTCGTGCGCGGACAACAAAGTGCTTCTTATCAACAGGTTTACGAATACCTGGACAATTATCTCTATAATCCGAACTGGGGATATCAAGACGGTAAAAAAAGAAATGCGAAAGTAGTGAAAGCTTTCGATCCCACTCTAATTCTTTCACATATATGGAAGATTAATGACGATATGACACTGACTACCGGTTTAGGTACTCATTATGGACGTTATGGGAATACTGCTCTGAATTGGTATAACGCTCCGGATCCACGTCCGGATTATTATCGTCAGCTTCCTTCTTACTTCAAGTATGCCGTTGAAGGGTTTGATAATCAAGAGGGGGCTGATAAGTGTGAACTGCTTTGGAGAAGAAATGATACAAATTATACTCAAATCAATTGGGATAATATGTATCTGACAAATGCCTTAGGTGACGGTTCTGCAGAATATATGGTAGAGGAACGTCGAAGTGACTTATTCGAGACAACTCTAAACTCTACTTTCAACGCTCGTCTGAATGACCATCACACATTGACTGCCGGTATAGAAGCACGTTCTACTCTTTCCCGGCAGTTTAAAACGGTGAACGACCTTTTAGGCGCATCATATGTCTGGGATTATGATAAATATGCCGAACAAGATTTCTACGGGGATAAGTTGAGAAAACAAAATGACTTGAACCGTCCCGATCGTAAAGTATATGAAGGCGGAATTTTTGGTTATAATTTCGATCTGAATATTTTTAAAGCAGGAGGATGGATAGTAGATAAGTATACATCTGCCAAATTGGATGCTTATTATGGTGTGAAAATAGACTATACGAGCTTTTATCGTGACGGAAAGATGAGAAATGGGCGTTACCCTAATGATTCATACGGCAAAGGAAGTACATACACTTTCGTTGATATGGGAGTAAAGACCGGGCTTACTTATAAGATTAATGGCCGGCATTTTCTGACAGCTAATATCAGTTATGGGACAGAGGCTCCTCTGCCTAATTATGTCTATCTTTCTCCTCGTATTTCCGATTATACGACGACCTCTGTATCAAAAGAGGATTTGAAGAGTGGAAGAGTATTTTCTGCTGATATTAATTATATATTCTCTCTACCTTCACTTACTGGACGGGTGTCTTTGTTCCAAACTAATTTCTATGATCAAATGGATCGTAATAGTTATTTCAATGGAACATCGTATTTGAATCATGTGCTGTATAATATGAATAAGGTGCATCGTGGTATTGAGTTGGGTGCAACTTATAAACTGGATAATCACTGGAGTTTTGATTTGGCAGGTACAATATCCGAATATTATTATAGCAATAATCCGATGGGAGTTGAGAATTACGAAGCTGATCCTGAGAACGAGGATAAAAGTAGTACGGTCTACATGAAGAATCTTCATGTAGGAGGTATGCCTCAATTTGCAGGAACTTTTGGCGTTCGCTATTTTATTGATTATTGGTTTTTGGGAGCAAACTTGAATGCCTTTGGACGTAACTATGTAGACGTATCGCCTAGCCGGCGTTTGGCGGAAACTTATGACCAAGTTGATCCTGTGGCCGATCCGGTACAATACCAGTACTATAAGGAAACGGTTGCTCAGGAGCGCTTCGGTAGTGCTTGCACTGTAGATTTGTCTATTGGAAAGATATTCTATTTACCACATAGACAGTCTATCAATGTTAATTTATCGGTGAACAACGTTCTCAATAAAACAGACGTGCGTACTGGCGGTTATGAGCAAGGACGTGTTGTTACGGTAAAGAATGGAAAGAAATCTTTGTTGAACCCAAGACTTCTTCCTAATAAATATTATTATATGCAAGGAATCAACTGCTTCATGAATATCAGCTACCGGTTCTAAGGAAATCAAAATATGTAAATATACTAATTAATAAATAATCAATGATATGAAACTAATTCAGAAAATATATACTTTGCCACTATTGGTTATGGCTGTTTTGATGACCAGTTGTGAACGTGACTATGATGCTCCGCCGTTGAACGAACCGGTTTATACTGGCGCACAGCCCAATACGACTTTGGCGCAATTGAAAGAAAAATACAGTGCGGCTACTGCTGAAACTCCTATAGTGATTACGGAGGATTATGTAGTGAAAGCCTATATTACGGGTAATGATGAATCCGGTAATATCTACAAGCAAATTATTGTGCAAGATGCTACGGCAGCCTTGCCGATACAGTTGGATCAAGGGAATGTGTACACTACCTATCGTCGTGGTCAGGAAGTATTCATCAATCTGAAAGGCATGTGTGTATCCGTATATGGCGGTGAACAGCAATTAGGCTGGCCGGACGCTTATCTTTATCGTATGACGTTTGCTACTTTCCAAGAGTTGGTGAAGAAAAATGGATGGCCATATGCTGATAATGTAAAGCCAGAAGTTATCACGGATATAAGTGTGGTGAATCTTGATGTAAGCAAAATGACCTATCGTCTTGTACAACTCGAAGGGGTACATTTTGTAAATGGAGGGAAAAATACATTTGCTAAAACAGGTGGTTTCGGAGAGGAAACGTTGAAAGATGCTCATGGCAATACTATTACAGTGCGTACAAGTAATTATGCTTCTTTTGCGTATGAGACGTTGCCGGTAGGAACTGGTACAGTTGTTGGTATCTTAGGACGTTTTAATGGAACATGGCAATTGACTATTCCTGCTTATTCAGATGTGTTTGGTTTTGACGGTGTTGAACCGAACGAAGGAGAAGGCGGTGGCGGTGAAACAGGAGAGACAGTACTGTTCAGTGAAACATTTGGTGAACCGCAAAAAGAAGGAAATTATTGGCCTTTCTTGAAAGACTACACTGGATATGATAACCCGAAAGAGCTATTTTCAGGTAGTGTAGATAATCTTTCTGCCCGTATGCAAAGTGGTGATGGTAATGTGTGGTTCCCTGCAGGAGGTGATTATTCACTTTCCATTGGAAGTATAGACTTGAAGGGGGCTACTAAAGTGTCGTTGATTTATAAAATGGGTGTTAATGTATATCAGCCCGCTGATGTGCAGAATATCAATACGCTGAGTGTGAAATGTAACGATACGGATTTGGCAGTACCTAGCAAAGAACTGGCAGGTACAAGTAACCCGTATGTATTGGAAGAGATACGTATAGATGATATTGCCGTATCTGGAACTGCTACGCTGACATTCAGTTGTGCTAGTGCTACCAATGTAAAAGGCATACGTCTGTATGATGTGAAACTAATCGCTCCTGGAACAGGTGAAGGTGATGGTGGTGATGTAATCGCTCCGGTGCCTGACGGCGAATAATAGACACAACAATTCCCTTATAATCGTAATCTGATGATAAAGAGAAATATATTGCTAATCTTACTGTTTGCCCTGTCCATCGGAGTGGTGGGGCAAACACGTTTGGGCGTGTATGTTGCAGGATTCTATAATCTGGAGAATCTGTTTGATACGGAAGACGACCCGAATAATCCCGGTGATGATGAATTCCTGCCGAATGGCCCATATTCTTGGACTCCTGCGAAGTACCGTCAAAAGTTGAGTAATATGGCGAAAGTGATTGCTAAACTTGCGAGGGAGAAGTGTCCGGGTGGTCCAGCTATCCTTGGTGTATCGGAAGTAGAGAACCGTCGGGTATTGGAAGATTTGGTGAAAACAGAACCGCTTGCTTCTATGGGATACGAGATTGTGCATTATGATTCACCGGATCGCCGGGGAGTAGATGTTGCCTGTTTATATAATCCCAAACTGTTTACCCTGCTTTCATCTAAGGCATATCCTTTTTTCATGTCTTCCAAACCGAATTATCGTTCTCGTGACCAGCTGTTAGTAAGTGGGTTGTTGGCGGGAGAGTCCTTTCATATGATTGTAAATCATTGGCCGTCCCGTTACGGTGGTGACCGCTCATCCATTTATAGAGAAGCTGCCGCTGCTATAACTAAGCATATTGCAGACTCCATTCATGCGGCTGACCCGCAGGCCAAAGTCTTGATTGTCGGTGATATGAATGATGATCCTACTGATAAAAGTACGAAAGAAGTATTGAAAGCCCGTCGTAAAGCTGCGGATACAGAACCGGATGGATACTTCAATGCAACGTGGCCATTATTTGACAAGGGAATCGGATCACTTTGCTACCAGGATAAATGGAACCTGTATGACCAGTTGATTATATCAGGAAACTTGTTAGGCAAAGACCGCTCTACCTTGAAATTCTGGAAAGCGGAAATCTTTAACCGTGATTTCCTGACAACACAAGAGGGAAAACGCAAAGGATACCCGTGGCGTACTTTCTCCAGTAATACTTTTATAAATGGATATAGTGACCACTTCCCGGCCTTGATTTATTTTGTGAAAGAAATACGTTAATAGTATTCTTGTATATTGTAAATGCATAGATTTGAATAACTTGATGTTGTTTGAATCTATGCATTTTTTCAATGTGCGGGAATATCTCATTCAGGATTCCACCACCCATTTCTCGATATTACGGGTTTTCTCACTGAAGTTAATCCCTATCTTGAACAGTTTTCGCCCATCTGCTTCGAAAGGCAATGCATATCGTTTGTCGTTAATCTGCTGCAACGCCTCTTTCGCTGTACCATTCAGCTTAAACTCCATTATATAAATGAATTTGTCTGTCTGCAGGATGAGGTCTATGCGTCCGTTATTGGTGTGGTATTCCACTTTGGTATAGAAACCAACCAGTTTGAAAACGATGAAAAGTACATTTTCATAATGTAATTCCTGCTCCCGGATTACTTCGTAAGTCGTATCAGCGAAGAAACTCTGCAGGCGGCGGAAGAAAGAGTTATAGTCTCCGGCCTCTATTTCACGAACGAATTTTTGAATTTCAAACGGAGATTCCACCTTATTCACATTCGCATAAAAAGGAAGTAAGAAACGCATGAAGCCTTCGTCCACTTCACGGTTGGGAAAACCTAGACGATATATGCCAAAACGTTCGTCATATCCCTTAATGGTAAGGTATCCGCTCTGATAAATTACCGGAATCGGGTTGGTTGATTCGGAATCTATGCTATTCAATACCTGTGCATCGGTTTCCTCGTGTGCCATCCGTTCCAGATCATAATGATGCTTTTTCAGTAACTTCACCAGATAGGTAGGTGTTCCCGTTTCAAACCAATAATTGCCGAACTCTTTACGCTTGAACGCGTTGAGCAGGCTGAACGGATTATACATGCCGATGGAATTATGAGTAAAGTGATAACCGTCATAGCACTCCTTTAATTCAGTACAAAGTTTTTCATATGTCGTTCCCCGTGCATCGGCAAATTCATGAAGCTCAGCCTCCAGATTCTCGTGGATTTCCCGTTCGCTGACACCGCAAATTTCGATATATTCGTTCCACATTGATATATCGTCCAGATTATTCAGATCACTGAACACGCTGACTTTGCTAAATTTGGTAACTCCTGTCAGCATGGCGAATTTGATACATCCATCCTGGCTTTTCAATGCACCATAAAAAGCCTTTAAAGTGTTACGAAAATTTTTTTGTAATTCTTCATTGCCGATAGCTTGCAACATTGGTTTGTCGTATTCATCCACAAGAATGGCTACGCGTTGCCCCTCTTGTCGGCAGGTACGTTTGATAATGCCTTCAAAGCGTGTGGCTAAAGATTTTTCCGATGGCTCTGCTCCGTATTTTTTTTCCCATTCCACCAATACTCCATTCAACTTATTCTCCAAACTTTCCGGAGTATCGTATTTTTCGGTGTTAAGGTCGATATGTAACACGGGATATTTTATCCAGTTTTTTTCCAACTTTTCTACTGCCAGTCCCGTGAACAGCTCCTTCTTTCCTTGAAAATAAGCTTCCAGAGTGGAGATGAGCAGGCTCTTTCCGAAGCGGCGCGGGCGGCTTAAGAAATAGTAGCTGCCGGTTTTAACCATTTGATAAATCAATGCCGTTTTATCAATATAGAAATAACCGTCATTACGAATCTTTTCGAAATTCTGTATGCCAATAGGGTAAATTTTACTACTCATATACTCCGGTTTTATAACTCAATTACACAAAGGTAGTAAATTTCCAACTACTTCATTGTTTTTAGAAAGAGAAAAGTATAAGATGATTGCTTTTAACAGAATGAGGTGTAGAAAACAGTATGTACTGTTTGTGGTATCTTTTTTAATCCCTATATTTGTCTGCATTTCATTTTAATAAAGATAGGCATTATGGATACAACTTTCAGAATATATCCGATAGGGATACAGAATTTTGAGCGGTTACGCAATAATAATAACGTATATGTAGATAAGACGGAGTTAATATATCGTTTGGCAAATACTAATAAGGTATATTTCTTGAGTCGTCCCCACCGTTTTGGGAAAAGTTTGCTGGTATCTACTCTTGATGCTTATTTTCGGGGGAAGAAAGATTTGTTCCAAGGATTGGCGATGGAACGTTTGGAGAAAGAATGGAATGTCTATCCGGTGTTGCACATAGATTTCAGTATGACGAAGTACACAGCACTTTCCGACCTGACAGGGCAGTTGAACCTGAATCTGCACGATTGGGAAAAACTTTATGGAAAGGAAGAAGTGGAAGAAACGCCGGCAGAACGTTTCCGGGGAGTGATTCGTCGTGCTTATGAAAAGACGGGCAAACCGGTAGTAGTGCTCGTTGACGAATATGACGCTCCTTTATTAGACAGTAATCATTTGCCGGAACTACAAAACGATCTTCGTGAAGAAATGCGTAAATTCTTCAGTCCTTTGAAAGCACAAGGAGAATATCTACGCTTTCTTTTCCTGACAGGTATCAGTCCGTTTAGTCAAATGAATAGCATTTTTAGCGGATTGAATAATATGCTAAATATTAGTATTCTAGGTAACTATAGCGCTATCTGTGGTATTACCGAGCAGGAATTGCGTACCCAGTTGAAAACTGATATTGAGATGATGGCACAGGCCAATAATGAAACCTATGAGGAGGCTTGTGTACATTTGAAACAGCAGTATGGCGGATACCATTTTAGTGAAAACAGCGAGGAAACTTGTAATCCATTTAGTTTATTCAATGCATTTTCTCAAAAGAACTACGGGAATTTTATGATCGTACCTACTTTTTTAGTTGATATGTTACAACAAAATAAGATGGATATTTGTAAGCTGGAGGGTACTATGGCAACCGTTGCCCAACTTGATATGGCAATTAACCCTGCAGTGGATATTTTACCTGTGCTTTATCAAAATGGTTATTTTACTATTAATGAGTATGACCCTGAATTCCAACTTTATACACTTGCTTGTCCCAATAAAGAAGTACGGGAAGGATTGATTCGACTTTTTAGAACTTCTTTAGTCGTTTGAGTATTTGTGTTTTTTTCGCCTCATAGTGATTTCACCAATTCCTCTTTCAACCTATCACCACCCCTCTGAAACTCCCTGTTCATCGTGCTTACAGAACGGTGATAGATTGTCTCTGACCTATCACCTCATCTATCACCTATCACCGTACCGAGAACTGTATATTTATTCTCTTTTCGGCTTAATCCGAACCACTTTGTAGACATTCCCCCGTTTGGTATGCACGGAAGGCACTTGATTCCTTTGCAATATTCTGCCGAATTGAATAATATTGCAATTTGATACATGAATCCTGCTGTCATGTTGCACCTGTTCCAGTATCTCGATGGCGAGAAGTTGCTCGTATTCTTCCTCGTCTTCTCGGGCAGCCCGGAAATACTGGTGGAATAATTGCTCCGCGATGGGGATAACTTGAAATTCCTGATTGCTTTCAGTCATCAGCTTTTCATCTTCGTGGTCGAACCAGTAACGTTCTCCCCTGTAAATATCATGCATTGCTTGTGCATAAAGTTGTTCATAGTCAATCGGGGAGCAGTCGATGGGGGCGGTTACGTTGATGACGATGTAGCGTCGGCTGCCGGAAGTGTCCGTCAGCAAGTCCTTGTGGTTGCTCGTTCCGATGAATGAAGCGTAGCGGCGCATCTCTTGCGTGGCTGTGCCATGAGGCCGGCGGACATTGACCACCGGCTTTTGGAGAATATGCTTCAGGAAAGCCTGCTGATGCACCCCGTTCTGGTCGAACTCGTCCATGTTGATGAGCGCGAAACGGTTCAGTGACAGTTCGGCATCTCTTTTATTGCTGAAATCAATGTGGTCGGTGTAGTATGTCTGCAACTCGGGCGGTAACAGGTTCCGGCAGAAGGTGGATTTCCGGTAGGCTTGCGGGCCGACAAGCAACGGGACGGTGCAGTTTGAATATTTGCGGTCGGTATGACGCCAGTGCGCTACCATGTTCAGAAACCAGCGGTAGAACAGGTCGGGCCAATGGGCGTTGTTGCAAGGGACACGGGTGGCCAGTTCACGAATCCGGTCGCGGCCGTCCCAACGGACATCCACTCCGAAGAGGAAATCCTCGATAGGGTTGAATATCGGGATGCGGTCGGAATCCAGATAGCGGGCGACGTCCCTGTCCCAAAGGCTGAGCCCTTCCAGGCGGGCGTTCATGGCAATGCTGTTTCGTACCCGGTTGGTGATGGGGCGGAAGCAGAAACAAAATGTGTTCCGTTCGCGATATTCCGTTACGGTCGTCATCGTATTGTAACGGAATTCGTATCGGCGTTGCATGAATTCTTCCGTTCGGAGTTCCAGTTCCTGTTCGGTTGATAAGGGAGATTTTTGTCCGAATCCTTTGGCGTGAGTATATATGTTCTGTACGGTTTGGCGGACAAGAAACTCTTTCTTCTTGGTGTAGAAATGAGCGATGGCCCAACGGGCGGTTTCTTCTTCCGGTATACCCGCCTGGAAGCAATTTTCCGCAAGGCGGACTAACAGTGGCTTGAGGTCTTCGTCCGAATGGAGATGTACGTTGGGCTGGAGTTCGCTTAATGATTGGTAAGCCTTGTTCAGAGCGCTCTCGAAGAGGGCGGACAAGGTTTCGAAACTATCATAACCCGGAATTAGCCGTTTGAATGGCGATGCTTCCGCTTGTACGGATTCTTTATAGGTGATGTCCGACGGCATTTCCAGCGGTTGCCGCATGTAGATGACGGTGGCATCGGAGTTGTAATAAAGTTCCGGGTCGTAGGTCTGCCGGCAGAATTGCTCCAAGGTCGGGTTCTTGAGTTCGATGGAGTAGGAGAGAGCCGGTTGGTACAGGCTGACTGCTTTTCTGTAGGCGTGGGCCTGGAATATTTCCGCTTCTTCCCGGGTTTTGGGTAGTGAACCGTCCGGGCGGGTGAAGCGTAGCCATATTTTCACGGAATGTCCGCCGGAACCCATGAAGGCGGCGAGGGTTTGCGTAAGCTCTGCCGCTTCCTGCTTCACGCGGTTTACTTCCGTCCGGTTTGCGAGGTGGTTGACTTCTATTTGTACAATGCCGTTGTATTCCGTCATTTGTACGCCGTTGGCTGTTTTGCGGAAGTTGGCTGCTGGGATGACTTTGGCCAGTCGCTGGGCTTCTTCCAGTTTGGTGTCCGGTGATGCGTAACGAATGATCGTCCGAAGATTGCTAATCGGGCGGGCTTTCGTTTCATGCTTCATCGCTTCTATTTGTAGGTTTATATCCAGCGTCCGCATGGTTGACGTTTCGCCGTAGTCCCGCATCAAAGTAAGTTTCATGTCAAGTGTATTTACTGTTTATTATTTATTTGCTCCATATCTCTATTCTTTTCTCAATTTCTTTAGATGGTAGTCTTCCGTTTATTTGTCTGAGCAATTGGAGTTTCTCGCAAGCTTTTTGGGGTGTGAGCAACTTCTCTTCTACCAGTTTGTCAAAAATGTATAGAATTCCGCGGACATTCGTGCCTTCTTTGATTGCAGTTTTGCGAAGTTTGCCATCTCCGGTAAGTAAGATATAACCGTTATCTTGTGCATATAACCAAACGGAACAGTCCTGGATGCTAACGTTAGTTTTATCCTGCATTTTTCGTTGAAAACCTACCAGTTCAATCATTTCGCGCATATCAAACTTTTTAATAAAAAGTTTGTCATAACCAAGTATCTTACTTTTTTGCTCCATTACTTTCAGTTCATGGATGATAAAGTCTGTCGTGTGGATATGGATAGTTAATGAAAAGAATTCGTCCAACAGGTCTGTTGTGTATAAGTCGATAAAGATATTTGTATCGCTGACTACTACAATCTCCATTATATAAGATTTAATCGGTTACGTACATCTTCAATCGAAATATTCAAGAGAGAAGCTGCTTTTGAAGTTGTTATTATATCACTGGCAATGGCCCTGAATACAAGGCTTACAAAACGTTTGGGCTTTTTCTCTCGAAATCTGGATGCAGTTACCAATTTTTTAAATCTCTCGTCTTGATTTTTCTTGATGTAGTAAGTGCGGCATCTTGCTTCTGTTATAATGTTGAGTTCTTTGGCTTTCATCATCATGGCGTCAATCGAGATGCCGTACAGAATTTGTAGGTCTGTCAGTTCATTTAATGATATATCTCTTCTGTTTTCTCCGATTATACCACTGAAGACACAGCTTGGAATCAACATTTCGTTAGCGAAAATGGTGCAAAGTCCTTCTTTTTGTCTTGGACTTAATGCCGGGTCAAAACAGGTATTAAACAAAAGATGTCCCAGTTCGTGCAAAGCAGTCATTCTGCGACGTTCGGATTGTTCGATGTTGGAGTTTAAGACAATGATAGGATATTTATCGTTAACCATGCCACTCAAACCGTCGAATCCTTCCGGTGCATCCACGTCTATAACTTTAATGAAATGTGTTTCCAACATTGCCTGGACATTATTGATGGCATCTTTGCCCAATTTCCATTCTTCGCGGAGACGGATAGCCTGCATTTTTATGTCCTGTGTATTGGAAATGATAGCATTGGAATAGGCAGTGGGTTGAAACTTATTCTCCAATCCTAAGATGTTTTCTATTTCCAGGTAACGTTCTACTTTATCACGTATCTTTTCCTTTATAGCATTGGTTTCAAATACTTTAACTTTATTCTTCTTTCTGAAACTGACCTCAAATTCGTCCAGCTCAAATAAGAAAGGACGGAAAAAATAGTCCGGATCTAAGTTTAATGCATTGGAAATAGCTATAAGGACGGAGCTGTCAGGCATCATTTTCCCGTTCTCATATTTAGAAATAGATTGCTTGCTAATCAGATTGCCGATTTTTTCGCAAAGCATATCCATAGACCAGCCTGCCATAATTCGTGCGCTCTTTAAGCGTTTTGCAAAAATCTCTTCTATCTTCATATTGATAACCTTTTATTGGTTTACAAAAATATAAATAATTATTGAAGTGTCAACCAAAATGCGCATCTTTAATCTCTGATGCATATAAGATTAATAATATTTAATGTATTGTATGTGCGGTCATTAGCTTTAATGGGAACTGGGGCATTGGGGCGGATTCGAGTTCTTTGGTACTTATTCTTTATTGTTTTCTATAAGGGTGTTAAGTACAGGCCGTAGTGGAACAAAATGTTTTCAAGGCTTGAAACACTTCGTTTCATGGTGAGAAACACTTGGTTTCAAGCCTTGGAAACTTTAGTTTCAAGGGCTGGAAACTAAAGTGTCAAGTGCTTGAAACTAAAGTTTCCTACCGGGGAAACACTGGTTTCACGGCAGGAAATGGAATGTATCCCCTGTTGGTACTTTTGTTTGCACGTGGGCTTCTGTTTGTATGTCGGTTTGGATTTTG contains:
- a CDS encoding helix-turn-helix domain-containing protein — encoded protein: MKIEEIFAKRLKSARIMAGWSMDMLCEKIGNLISKQSISKYENGKMMPDSSVLIAISNALNLDPDYFFRPFLFELDEFEVSFRKKNKVKVFETNAIKEKIRDKVERYLEIENILGLENKFQPTAYSNAIISNTQDIKMQAIRLREEWKLGKDAINNVQAMLETHFIKVIDVDAPEGFDGLSGMVNDKYPIIVLNSNIEQSERRRMTALHELGHLLFNTCFDPALSPRQKEGLCTIFANEMLIPSCVFSGIIGENRRDISLNELTDLQILYGISIDAMMMKAKELNIITEARCRTYYIKKNQDERFKKLVTASRFREKKPKRFVSLVFRAIASDIITTSKAASLLNISIEDVRNRLNLI